The DNA segment CCGATGACGAACGCCTGAGTTCCACCACTTCATGCGGGCTAGTGTGCATCGCGGGTCTTGAGCTGATAGACATTTGCAAAACTTAGGTCACGGGCAACCATCACCTGAATATGCGCGCCCTGATTGATGCGGATTGTGGGCGGTATATCCACGGAGCTTTTGAGCATGCTCTTGACGACTTCCTGACCCGAGTTGACCGTGTTTGTGTAAGCGAACGTCGAGGCCGCTGCCGCGCCCGCGTTGTTGCTCGCCGTTTCGCGGTTCACCAGCGCCGCTGTCGTGTCGCTGATGAAGGACATCAAGATTGCTGCGCCGAACCGCTGCCAGAAATGGTTATCCACATAGCCGGTATTGCCCCCGCGGCCCAGGCGATCCGCGCCCGGCGAAGTGATGTTGATAACCACCCCCTCGGGGGTTTCGACGCGATCCCACAGCACGAACACCCGCGCCTGGCCCTGCTGCACGCCAGAACGGAACTCGCCCACGAGCTTTGAGCCCCGATCCAGCAAGATCACGTTGCCATTGTCTGAATACACATTGCGCGTGAGCGTGCAGGTTGTGAGGCTGGGCAAGGTGGTATCAATCGCGGTATCGAGCGCACATTCCAGCGAGGTTCCCTTTGTGATGATGAAATTCCGGTTCGGCAACACGCGCGCCGAAGCCAGAGCAAGGCGGGTCGGTTTGAGGTTGCCGCCCAGGCTATCCGGGTTGTTCGATTGCGGGCCGGGGGCGGGTGCTGCGCCGCTGCTGCCTGCACCCCCGACGCTCGCCTGATTGAACGAAGTCGGCGCAGGCATCGGAGCAACATAGGGCTGCGGCGCTGCCGCGTAAGCCGGACGCGCGGGCGCTTGTTGCGACGGCATGGCATTCGCGCCCGGCTGCTGGCCGACCGCGTTCGTATCCTGACCCGACATCATCAGGGGATCAAACTGGCGGCGCTGCGCCAAAGTGATTTGAGGCGGGCCTTGACGGTGATCGAACGCCCCGAGCCCGCCAGTGGCCGGGGCTGGCGGCTTGCTCAACAAAATGGGCGCTGCAGGTGTCGCCGATGCCGGTGCAGCCGGTGCGGGGGGAATCTGCAAAGGCGGCAAACCCATCGCCATTTCTTCCCCTTGCGCGCCTTTTTTCTTGGGCGCGGTCAGGAAGGCATTGATTTCATGCTTGAGGAAGAACACCCCCACAATGATGATGGCAAACACGACGCCGTAAGTGACCAATGTACCTTTGCTCGTGCGCCGCTTCGTGCTCGGGATTTCGCCAACGTCATCTTCTGGCCGGGTTGCGCCTGGGGCGTCAGCGGAGCCACGGAATTCCCGTGGGTCATACTCTGCTTCGGCAATTCGCGCACGCTCTTGCTGCTCTTTGATTTGGTCTTTGAGGTCACTCATCGTTGTTCCCCTTGACGATGACGCGCTGCACGGCGGGGCTGATGGTGCCCGTCTGCGGGACAGCGCCCGCTGTTGAATAGCCCCGGTTCTCGATGCACACGACCCGTTTGCCGAAACGCAGCACAAGCCGGTGCGCTAGGCGCTGAACCACCATCGTGTTGCCCTCCACGTTGGTATTGAGCAGAGATTCCCGGTCATCGCGGCTCAGGTCATAGACCGAGGGCATGGGCGAATGCGGGCCAAAGGTCAAGTAAGTGAACTGGCCGTTGTCATACGCCCGAATCGGGGTGATCGAGGCGTTGCCTGCGGCCCAATAATCCGTGTTCAGCACGCCCTTTTTGACGCCCTTGAGTTCGTCCTTGATCTTCTGCGCGTGGGCCTGCCGTTCCTTCTCGGCTTGGTCGCGCGCTGCCGATTGCGCTTGTGCCGCCAGAAGCGCGTTTTGCTCGCGTACCGTATCGTTCGGATAAAGGAAGGACAGGCTATAGATCAGATGCTTGTCGCGCCAGGCGCTCGTGCTGTTCGCGGGGAAGGGCAGCACGATCAATTCAAAGTTATAGCTACGCCGATTTGTGATGATCGTCAGGTTCGTATCGGCATGCTGGGCGCGCGGCTTGAGGAACAGATTGTTTCCCCGTGCCACGATGTCCCAGGCGGCACTATCCCCGCAGGCGATGTCTTGCACCTGTTCGCCCTTATCCAATGCAATATGGGTCGAAACGCCATAGAACGTATGCAGCTCGGTCACGTTCATTTTCTGATACGGCACCACCCGCACGCGCGGATCTTCGTTGCCGAGAGGCGGCGTGATTGCGGCATGGGCTGCGCTGATGCCCAGCGCAATCAAACCCAACCCGGTCATAAGAGAGCGCAGATTTTTCATGGCCGTTCTCCCGAGGCTGCAACAGGAGGCGGGGGATAGATCGCCAACGGTGCCGCCTTCGTCGCAGGCTTCGCGTTCGTGTAGTCATCGAGCTGCACGGGCGCACCCATGATGGCTGTGCTGTAGTGCGTCACCACGAAATCCAGCGGATTGATGAGACGCTGCGCATGCGTAAGTTTCCGGTTCTCATATTTGAATTCGACCGTCGCGGTTTCTTGTTGTGTCGTCGGCGTCTGCTCTCCGGCCTTTTCAGAAAGGCGCTGAAACTGCACATAGGCCACATTCGGCTTGATGAAATTCACGCTGATGATCTTGATATGGACATACCCTTTTTGTCCATACACGTTGAGCGGGCTTGTTGGATTCGCGGGGCTAAACCCGTTCATGTAATCGCGCGCCACAGCGGAATCACTCATCAATCCCACTTGTTCATACCGGGGGCTGGCAATGTCTCGGTCGTAGGATTCGCGCGCCGTCACATACGACTGCACGAAATAGCGGTTCATCGCTTCTGTGGGTGTCGCCGCCCGCGTGAGGGGTTGAGGGACATCCACCAGGCCGGTTGAGCTATCGACCCGGATCACATACGGCTGTACCGTCTTGAGCGGGGTAAGGCCCGCAACGGCCAGCGCCTCGATGCCCGCGATGAACAGCGCGGCACCTGCCACGATCCAGGCCGTGCGGCGGGACTTGAGCAAGGATTGCTCGCGGCTGGTTTCCCAGGACAAGGCTTCCCGCATGTAGGCCGATTCAAGCGCCTTATCGCTCGGCTCTTTGGGTTTTTTCGTGCCGATCATGGTGTGGCCCCCGAAGTGCTGGGCATCGGGGCCGAGGCCGCAGGCGGGTTGATCGGATGGAAGGGCTGACCCTTCCAACTTGGGGGCGCTTCGCTTGCGCACCCGGCAAGGGCGACAAGCAGCAAGGCGGTGAGGATGGTTTTCATAGTGGGTTTTATCTTCTCGTTTAGGTTCTCAAAATCTTTAGCGTGCTAAAGATGTTCACACTTTCTTGATGGTGTTCGGGTTGATCTTTGATGCAACGGCGCGAGCTGCTGCACCTAGTTTGCGTTCTGGATACAAGCCCGGTGCAAGGCGCGTCAAACGCCGCGTGTCCGCCTTAAACCGTGCCGCATTGCGGCGTGCCATGACAGTTCCCATCGCGCCGCGCTTGAGGAAGCTCGCCGTCGCGGCAAACATGCCCATCGTGGCGAGGGCTACGCCGCCAGAGAGGGCGGCGGCTTTGGTTTGGACTTGCATCAGGATCAGGGCGCCGACTAGGGAAATGATGACGATAGGTAAAGCCGTTGAAGTGAAATTCACAGAGCCCATTACGGCTGCATTCGCCTTAGTTGTATACGCATTCACCACATTAAGGATGATTCCCAGCACTGCGGCGGTAAGCATGACGACAAAGATATAATGAAATAGCATGCCTATCCACTTTTCAAAGAATGGCTTGCTTGCATCAAAAAAGAGTGCAATTATAAAGATAGGCCCAATCGCCAACAGAACCGCTAATGCCACTAAAGAAAGTATATAAAGAAATGCGCCATAAAGCACCATGATAGATCCGACCACCAAAATCACAAAGGCAAATATTTCTTCTCCAATATCTGGCACTCCTAATGTTGAATCTTTCCCCGCTTGTATTGTTTCCTTTTGATAGGCCATGTCCACTTGATCTTCCGCGTTGTCGAGAAAGTTCATTTCTGATGATGGAGTTGCGCTTGGCCCGCCTGAAATCAACGCCGCAGCATCGCCGGGTGCGTTGAAAACCCAACTCGATATTTGAGTTTGATACGTTCCAACTGACATCGCAAAGCCCCAAATCAAGCTAATTTTTATGATGCGCTGCAAACCATCGCGCAGGGGCTCGTTGATGGTTCCGCGAATCATCATCCAACCCCATAACGCGACATAAATCGCCAACAGCGTCGTTGCCGTGCCATTAAAGGAACCGATGATGCTGGCCGAGGTCGAAGAAACGTACCCCGATAGAACGCTATCGATTTTCGTGAAAAAATCGCTGTAAAACGTGTAATTGGGGCTTGTTACAACTGCCGTAGCCATTCAGTTCACCTATTCCTTTACCATTTAAGCGGTTTTCCAACATTCGTGATGCTTTTCTGCACGAGAACACTCTGCACTGCTCCGCAAATAGGATCAGTGAAGGTTTCCGGCTTGCTGCAGTATTTCGCCTTGAATGCCTCTGGCGTCATGGCTTTGCCGTCAACCACCGGAGCCGAGGCACTTGCTATTTTCGGTACTCCGTTGGCATCGACATCGGGTTTAGAGCAAGCGCCCAAAATCAGCGCAGAAAGTACCGTAGATATTACATAAATATATTTCATTGTTATCTCCTTTACCAAGAAAGTGGTGGCCCCGGTGTTGTAACGCTCTGAATAAATCTTTCTTTATCCTGTTCCTGCTCTGTCGCCGCCTGCGCCTGCTGGGTGAGCTGCAGGGCTTTGAGCTGGTTTGTGCTGTTGGCGATCAGGGCGTTTTGCGCCTGGATGCGCGCCTGCAGATTCATGGTCTGTTTGGCGCTGGGCGAGTTCGCCACTTGCGTTATCAGCGATTGAATGTTTGTCATTCCCGAGGTGATGTTTTTATAGGCTTCTTGTGCAGCGGCCAGGTTCGTCGCATTCTGTTCCTGCACCCCTTGCATATGCTGCGCGGCTGGCGTTCCTGCGCCGAATGTCGCATTCGGATCAAGGATATTGTTCTGCTTCATAAAATTCTGAATGGATGCCTGCAACTGTCCGTATTGTCCGTTCGGGTTGTTGATGGCGTTCAATAGATCATTCACACTTTGCGGCAACATGCCTTGCGCCGTTTGCATGCCAGCGGCGCTCAGGCTGGACATGCCAAAATTCCCCTCCATGTTCTTGATCGCAGCGATTTGGTTTTGCAGACTATTCACCATCTGCCCATATTGCTGCCCCCAGGCGACCACCTGCTGAACTGCTTGCGCCAGGTTGGCCGCGTCAATAACGGGTATGCCCGCATGCGCGGCCTGCGTCATGGCGAACAGAAAAGGAATGAGGATAAATCGAAGGTATTTCATGGTCATACTCCTTGACGGATGCGGTGAAACTCGGGAAGCCAGATTTCCGGGTTATTGCCATGTTCTTTGACAAGGCGTTCAACCAGGTGTGAGGTTTCTGTATTGCCGGAGAGCACAGCGATTTCATCGTGCATCCCGGCCAGATTCATTTCAGCGACAACCGAACCATCCCCTTGTTTAATGAGGAACTGGCGGGACTTCTCGCCCAAATTCTTGATGAGGCTGTATTCTTTTTCGGACAGCTTGAAATCCTCGATGTAGCTCTTGCGATCCGCCTGCGGATTCGGCAGAAAAATCTTGGTCGAGGTCTGCCCGACCAGCGCATACGCAATCGGGCTGCGCATCAGTTGCTCCGGGCTTTGTGAGAACATCACCAGAAAACCATCTTGCTTTCGGATCGTCACCAGCTTGTTTTCGATCAGGTCGCGGAATGCCTCATCGCCGAGCACCTTCGGAAACTCGTCAATGAAAATCGGGATGCGCCGCCCGTCGATCAGGCTTTCAATACGGTGGAACAGGTAGAGAATCGTCGGGGTGCGAATCTCGGGCTCGTCCAGAAACTCGGTGACATCGAAGCCAATGATCGGCGTGTTATCGACATCAATGGTGTCCTCATCGTTGTCGAACAGCCAGGCCAGGGTGCCCGTGCCGCACCAACGCTGCAGGCGGGGGCGGATACCGTTCGGGTCGGTCGGATCGAGAAATTCCATCATCGCGCCCAGCCGCCGCAAGGGCTTGGGCGCTGACATCACCCCGCGAATTGCATTGCTGATTTCGCTTTCCTGAACCGTGGTGAAGGGGTGCGCCTCGCTGCGCACCAACACCTTGACCAGCTTTTCCAGAAACATCTGCGTGGCTTGCGTGGCCGGGAGCTGAAAGGGGTTGAATCCCGAGGGTTCACCGCGCTTGATCGGGTAGTAACGCCCGCCCATCGCGCGGGTCGCCACCGACATCCCGAGGTCTTTGTCGAACACCACCGCAGTAAACCGCTTGCCAGGCACGTTGAACTTGCTCACCATCGCCAGAAGCATCCCCGCCAGCACGGTTTTGCCCGTGCCGGTCTTACCCATCACAACGGTGTTCGCCGGTTCCCGGTGGTTCGGATCGGCGACGGCCTGCGTCGGATCAACCGCGTGAAAATTGAAGTAATACGGTGCGCCCGAGGTGGTCTTGAAGGCCATCACCGCATCCCCCCACTGCGCGCCCTTGATGCGTCCAATCGGGAAATTGTGGTTTGAGGCAAAGCCCGCAAAATTCAGGCTGGTGATGTCCGCCAGACGGGGGCGATATTTGTAGTTGCCGGGCAGTTGCGAGAAATACGCGGCGGGGGTCGCAATGTCCTCTCGCGCCCACTTCATACCCACATCGGCCAGCGCCGTGCCAGCGAGGGCCACAGCGGTATCCACGCCCTTGCGCGTGGGCGATTTGACCAACAGCGTGAGGCTGTGGGTGCCCATCACAAACGCATTGGACATGAGCTGATCCAGGGCGTCACCGATTTCGTCAACTTGGCTCTGCGCCAGATCACCCGCATTGACCATGCGGCCATGCTGGCGGCTCATGCGCTGTACCGCCGTTTGTTTTTCGATGAAGGTGAAAGATTGGCTCAGAACCAGCTCGAAAGGCATGCCTAACAATTCGTTGAGCAGGCCCGGCGCGGTAGGCCGTGGATATTCCCGGATGGTGATGGCAGCGGCCATCTGCGTTTTGATCGGCCCCTTGAGGGCAATCAGACCGCCTGCGCCGAATAGCGGGCGCGTGATGCCGAACACCTCATTGATGTCGGCACGCGGCACCGGGAAGGGGTGATGCTCACCATCGAACAGATAGGCATAAAACTCAAGCTGCTCGCTGAACAGAACGCCGTTTTTCTCATAGACCTTGAGCAATTCCGGGCCATAGTTATAGAGCGAAGTGCCGACCGTGCGGATCAGTTCTTCTACCGTGCCCAAATCGTCTTTGATTTCCGCATCGGTGCGGGGCTTTCTCATCAGGCCATCGAATAGCCCTTTGGCATCCAGTCGCTGGGGCTTAAAAAGCACGGTGATGTAAAGCTCGTTGACGAACTTCTCATCTTGCTGAAACCGCTGGCGGTATTTCGCGTTGAGGTCGATGCCGAAACCATTGGTCGGCTCGCCGTCCGGGTATGCGTTGTATTTGATGCGTACTGTATGCGTCCACACAGCGATGTGGGTGTCGGCAATGTTGCGCAGCAGTTGCGCAAATTGCCGGTGCCATCCATTGATCGTGCTCGTGTCGGCGCTTTCATGCGCCGCCCCCGCCATCTTGAACGTGAAGCAGTATTCGCCGCTTTGCAGCCGAACAATGGCGGGCGTCAGTTGCGTGCGATAGGGGATGAACCCCGCCAGCTCGCTTTCGGACTTGGTTTTTTCAATCAGTGTTGCCGTGGTGGACATGGTTTAGCACGCTAAAGTGGGTTGCATCATTGCTGCGGGTTATCGGTCTTGCGAAAATACCCCTTCGCGGCCAATCCCCAACCCACCGACATCACTCCTAAAAGCAAATTCCCGATCAATACGGCATAGGCCCCCTTGGACAAATCGGGCAAATACGATGCCAAGCCCGCGAGGGCCATCCAGATCAATCCAAAAATCATTCTTCCGTTCATGGTTTCGTTCCTTTCGTTCTTTAGCGCGCTAAAGTGGGTTCAACCGGCAGGCGTGACTTGCACGTTCACGCGCAGGGTCGGGCCGGGCTCATAAGGCAGCACGGCGCTGAATACGCGCCCCTCATAGCGATAGCTCACGCGGTAGCCCTGTGTCTGCGGTTCGTCCTGATAGACCGTCTGGCAGCTCTGTATCGGTGTCTGCGGGGCGGCGCTGGCTTGCTGCATGCTCTGGCCTGCCAAGGCGCCCGTGGCCGCGCCTACGGCAGCGGCGGCAATCTTGCCGTTGCCTTGACCGACCTGCGCGCCCAGGAGCGCGCCCGCGATGCCGCCGATGACCGTACCGGCCCCGACTTGCGTATTCGGGGCGGGTGCTGGGGGCGGCATCATCGTTGTGCATTGCTGATGCGGCACTTGCATATAGACGACATTGGGGCTTGCGCCCACCACTTGCGCCGTGGCCTGAAAGTCGCCCGCCCAGGCCGGTGAGGCGCAGAGCGCAGCGAGCGTGATTGTTGCGATTGACTTCAAAGCAGTTTCCTCGGTTTCCGCTGTTTCACGGGGGAAAAACTCGCGGCCCCCTCCCATACGCTGCGGTTCTGCACCGGCGCATTGGTTTGCGCCGCGAGCATGAGTTCATGGAAGATGCCCCCATCCTTTGCACTGAGCGCGTAAAGCGCGCCGTGCAAAGGAATGGCGAGCAGGAAGGTGAAAATGTTTTTCGAGGCGAGGAACGCCACAATCACAATCAGCGCCTCGATGACAAACGCAGTGAGCG comes from the Thiomonas arsenitoxydans genome and includes:
- the virB10 gene encoding type IV secretion system protein VirB10 produces the protein MSDLKDQIKEQQERARIAEAEYDPREFRGSADAPGATRPEDDVGEIPSTKRRTSKGTLVTYGVVFAIIIVGVFFLKHEINAFLTAPKKKGAQGEEMAMGLPPLQIPPAPAAPASATPAAPILLSKPPAPATGGLGAFDHRQGPPQITLAQRRQFDPLMMSGQDTNAVGQQPGANAMPSQQAPARPAYAAAPQPYVAPMPAPTSFNQASVGGAGSSGAAPAPGPQSNNPDSLGGNLKPTRLALASARVLPNRNFIITKGTSLECALDTAIDTTLPSLTTCTLTRNVYSDNGNVILLDRGSKLVGEFRSGVQQGQARVFVLWDRVETPEGVVINITSPGADRLGRGGNTGYVDNHFWQRFGAAILMSFISDTTAALVNRETASNNAGAAAASTFAYTNTVNSGQEVVKSMLKSSVDIPPTIRINQGAHIQVMVARDLSFANVYQLKTRDAH
- the virB9 gene encoding P-type conjugative transfer protein VirB9, with the protein product MKNLRSLMTGLGLIALGISAAHAAITPPLGNEDPRVRVVPYQKMNVTELHTFYGVSTHIALDKGEQVQDIACGDSAAWDIVARGNNLFLKPRAQHADTNLTIITNRRSYNFELIVLPFPANSTSAWRDKHLIYSLSFLYPNDTVREQNALLAAQAQSAARDQAEKERQAHAQKIKDELKGVKKGVLNTDYWAAGNASITPIRAYDNGQFTYLTFGPHSPMPSVYDLSRDDRESLLNTNVEGNTMVVQRLAHRLVLRFGKRVVCIENRGYSTAGAVPQTGTISPAVQRVIVKGNNDE
- a CDS encoding virB8 family protein codes for the protein MIGTKKPKEPSDKALESAYMREALSWETSREQSLLKSRRTAWIVAGAALFIAGIEALAVAGLTPLKTVQPYVIRVDSSTGLVDVPQPLTRAATPTEAMNRYFVQSYVTARESYDRDIASPRYEQVGLMSDSAVARDYMNGFSPANPTSPLNVYGQKGYVHIKIISVNFIKPNVAYVQFQRLSEKAGEQTPTTQQETATVEFKYENRKLTHAQRLINPLDFVVTHYSTAIMGAPVQLDDYTNAKPATKAAPLAIYPPPPVAASGERP
- a CDS encoding type IV secretion system protein; translated protein: MATAVVTSPNYTFYSDFFTKIDSVLSGYVSSTSASIIGSFNGTATTLLAIYVALWGWMMIRGTINEPLRDGLQRIIKISLIWGFAMSVGTYQTQISSWVFNAPGDAAALISGGPSATPSSEMNFLDNAEDQVDMAYQKETIQAGKDSTLGVPDIGEEIFAFVILVVGSIMVLYGAFLYILSLVALAVLLAIGPIFIIALFFDASKPFFEKWIGMLFHYIFVVMLTAAVLGIILNVVNAYTTKANAAVMGSVNFTSTALPIVIISLVGALILMQVQTKAAALSGGVALATMGMFAATASFLKRGAMGTVMARRNAARFKADTRRLTRLAPGLYPERKLGAAARAVASKINPNTIKKV
- a CDS encoding Type IV secretory pathway, VirB5 component, coding for MKYLRFILIPFLFAMTQAAHAGIPVIDAANLAQAVQQVVAWGQQYGQMVNSLQNQIAAIKNMEGNFGMSSLSAAGMQTAQGMLPQSVNDLLNAINNPNGQYGQLQASIQNFMKQNNILDPNATFGAGTPAAQHMQGVQEQNATNLAAAQEAYKNITSGMTNIQSLITQVANSPSAKQTMNLQARIQAQNALIANSTNQLKALQLTQQAQAATEQEQDKERFIQSVTTPGPPLSW
- a CDS encoding VirB4 family type IV secretion/conjugal transfer ATPase — its product is MSTTATLIEKTKSESELAGFIPYRTQLTPAIVRLQSGEYCFTFKMAGAAHESADTSTINGWHRQFAQLLRNIADTHIAVWTHTVRIKYNAYPDGEPTNGFGIDLNAKYRQRFQQDEKFVNELYITVLFKPQRLDAKGLFDGLMRKPRTDAEIKDDLGTVEELIRTVGTSLYNYGPELLKVYEKNGVLFSEQLEFYAYLFDGEHHPFPVPRADINEVFGITRPLFGAGGLIALKGPIKTQMAAAITIREYPRPTAPGLLNELLGMPFELVLSQSFTFIEKQTAVQRMSRQHGRMVNAGDLAQSQVDEIGDALDQLMSNAFVMGTHSLTLLVKSPTRKGVDTAVALAGTALADVGMKWAREDIATPAAYFSQLPGNYKYRPRLADITSLNFAGFASNHNFPIGRIKGAQWGDAVMAFKTTSGAPYYFNFHAVDPTQAVADPNHREPANTVVMGKTGTGKTVLAGMLLAMVSKFNVPGKRFTAVVFDKDLGMSVATRAMGGRYYPIKRGEPSGFNPFQLPATQATQMFLEKLVKVLVRSEAHPFTTVQESEISNAIRGVMSAPKPLRRLGAMMEFLDPTDPNGIRPRLQRWCGTGTLAWLFDNDEDTIDVDNTPIIGFDVTEFLDEPEIRTPTILYLFHRIESLIDGRRIPIFIDEFPKVLGDEAFRDLIENKLVTIRKQDGFLVMFSQSPEQLMRSPIAYALVGQTSTKIFLPNPQADRKSYIEDFKLSEKEYSLIKNLGEKSRQFLIKQGDGSVVAEMNLAGMHDEIAVLSGNTETSHLVERLVKEHGNNPEIWLPEFHRIRQGV
- a CDS encoding glycine zipper 2TM domain-containing protein codes for the protein MKSIATITLAALCASPAWAGDFQATAQVVGASPNVVYMQVPHQQCTTMMPPPAPAPNTQVGAGTVIGGIAGALLGAQVGQGNGKIAAAAVGAATGALAGQSMQQASAAPQTPIQSCQTVYQDEPQTQGYRVSYRYEGRVFSAVLPYEPGPTLRVNVQVTPAG
- a CDS encoding type IV secretion system protein VirB3; its protein translation is MQDEELHTDPLFAGLTRPATVAGVPLTAFVIEALIVIVAFLASKNIFTFLLAIPLHGALYALSAKDGGIFHELMLAAQTNAPVQNRSVWEGAASFSPVKQRKPRKLL